The Bernardetia litoralis DSM 6794 genome includes a window with the following:
- a CDS encoding SDR family oxidoreductase has protein sequence MENEKPYYAQPMMREDALKGKTIVITGGGTGLGRAMGTYFLKLGANLVITSRKLDVLEATAKEMEAETGGTVLALACDVRDYEQIEAMLKAAVEKFGSIDGLLNNAAGNFISPTERLSHRAYDTIVDIVLKGTYYCTLAFGKYWIEAGKADNYASPKTVLSIVTTYAETGSGYVVPSATSKAGVVALTKSLAVEWAKYGIRFNGIAPGAFPTKGAWERLMPKNLQDKFDIKKRVPVKRVGDHQELANLAAYLISDYSSYINGQIITIDGGEVAQGGGQFSMLEHVPQEMWDMVEQMTRSAKSS, from the coding sequence ATGGAAAACGAAAAACCTTATTATGCACAACCAATGATGCGTGAAGATGCACTCAAAGGAAAAACCATTGTTATCACAGGTGGTGGAACAGGCTTAGGTCGTGCAATGGGAACTTACTTCTTAAAATTAGGTGCTAATCTTGTCATTACGAGCCGTAAATTAGACGTTTTGGAAGCAACAGCTAAAGAAATGGAAGCTGAAACTGGTGGAACTGTACTTGCGCTTGCGTGCGATGTACGTGATTATGAGCAAATTGAAGCTATGCTTAAAGCAGCAGTAGAAAAATTTGGAAGTATTGATGGTCTTTTAAATAATGCTGCTGGAAACTTTATCAGTCCAACAGAAAGATTATCACATCGTGCTTATGATACAATCGTTGATATTGTTTTAAAAGGAACATATTATTGTACGCTTGCATTTGGAAAATATTGGATTGAAGCAGGAAAAGCTGATAATTATGCTTCTCCAAAAACTGTTTTGAGTATCGTAACTACTTATGCTGAAACGGGTTCGGGTTATGTTGTGCCTTCGGCAACTTCAAAAGCTGGTGTTGTGGCTCTTACAAAGTCTTTGGCAGTAGAATGGGCAAAATATGGCATTCGTTTTAATGGTATTGCCCCTGGTGCTTTCCCTACAAAAGGAGCTTGGGAACGCCTAATGCCTAAAAATTTACAAGATAAATTTGATATTAAAAAGCGTGTTCCTGTAAAAAGAGTAGGTGACCATCAAGAGTTAGCTAACCTTGCTGCTTATCTTATTTCTGATTATTCATCATACATCAACGGTCAAATTATTACGATTGATGGTGGCGAAGTAGCACAAGGTGGTGGACAATTTTCAATGTTAGAACACGTTCCTCAAGAAATGTGGGATATGGTCGAACAAATGACGCGTAGCGCAAAAAGTAGTTAA
- a CDS encoding DUF5103 domain-containing protein codes for MKFKLTLFTVLLAIICISNTVFAQNTETYYQDMSFKTEDFIYDPYIKTVRLYPNQNPLQAAQLEQPIIPLSQQIPLILTFDELASDARVYKAKIIRCESDWTESTLPTMEYLSVYNDFLIRDYDFSINTKVPFVHYKFEIPKVKISGNYVVKVFFQDEENLILTKRFMVFEESTSIGFEQIPSVGGESSLFSQQFNLSVNYTAISGVVNPNKQFKVVVRQNYRWQNAIYNLKPTFVKDHQKTLEFTSLTESQCFLGSNEFRLFDIRTQRKFGWGVDSVRYQKNSDHVFLRSEKSRSNLAYGTRLEDFNGQFYIENSETPEESATEADYAYVNFVLESQKLNNDVYIIGGLTDWKINSLFKMRYVNEGGYYTAEVLLKQGIYNYFYTTINDKKEVDYSPLENNYRQTENTYDVLIYYRPMSSRTDYLVGYRKI; via the coding sequence ATGAAATTTAAACTAACATTATTTACAGTTTTATTAGCAATTATTTGTATTTCAAATACAGTTTTTGCTCAAAATACAGAAACCTATTATCAAGATATGTCTTTCAAAACGGAAGACTTTATCTATGACCCTTATATTAAAACGGTTCGGCTTTATCCGAATCAAAACCCTTTACAGGCTGCACAATTAGAACAGCCTATTATTCCACTTTCTCAGCAAATCCCATTGATTCTGACTTTTGATGAGCTGGCAAGTGATGCACGAGTGTATAAAGCTAAAATCATTCGTTGTGAATCTGATTGGACAGAAAGCACGCTTCCAACTATGGAATATTTAAGTGTTTATAATGATTTTTTGATACGTGATTATGACTTTTCCATTAATACGAAAGTGCCTTTTGTGCATTATAAATTTGAAATTCCTAAAGTAAAAATTTCAGGAAATTATGTAGTAAAAGTATTCTTTCAAGATGAAGAAAATCTAATTCTTACAAAACGTTTTATGGTTTTTGAAGAAAGTACAAGTATTGGTTTTGAGCAAATTCCGTCAGTTGGTGGAGAAAGTTCGCTTTTTAGTCAGCAGTTCAATCTTTCTGTAAATTATACAGCCATAAGTGGGGTTGTCAATCCAAATAAACAGTTTAAAGTAGTTGTAAGACAGAATTATCGTTGGCAAAATGCTATTTATAATTTGAAACCTACTTTTGTAAAAGACCATCAAAAAACATTAGAATTTACTTCTCTAACAGAATCTCAGTGTTTTTTGGGGAGTAATGAATTTAGATTATTTGACATTCGTACACAGCGCAAATTTGGTTGGGGAGTAGATAGTGTTCGATATCAAAAAAATAGCGACCACGTTTTTTTACGAAGCGAAAAATCAAGATCAAACCTAGCTTATGGAACTCGTTTGGAAGATTTTAATGGACAATTTTATATAGAAAATAGCGAAACTCCAGAAGAATCGGCAACAGAAGCCGATTATGCCTATGTCAATTTTGTACTAGAATCTCAAAAATTAAATAATGATGTTTATATAATTGGAGGCTTGACTGATTGGAAAATAAATTCACTTTTTAAGATGCGTTATGTCAATGAAGGTGGTTATTACACGGCTGAAGTATTACTAAAACAAGGAATTTATAATTATTTCTACACTACAATCAATGACAAAAAAGAAGTTGATTATTCTCCTTTAGAAAATAATTACAGACAAACCGAAAATACCTACGATGTCTTGATTTATTATCGTCCAATGAGCAGCAGAACCGATTATTTGGTGGGTTATCGCAAGATTTGA
- a CDS encoding DinB family protein, protein MTLNQTLRTLFERDIQRVKIEIESYKNEENIWKVEGEVLNSAGNICLHLIGNLNHFIGAEIGKTGYVRQRELEFSQKNIPITELTQQLEETIQVVDKSIKPLSEEDLNTEYTFPKFTEKQTNAFLLLHLHAHLNYHLGQINYHRRLLDK, encoded by the coding sequence ATGACACTCAACCAAACCTTACGCACACTTTTTGAAAGAGATATACAAAGAGTAAAAATAGAAATTGAGAGCTACAAAAATGAAGAAAATATATGGAAAGTAGAAGGTGAAGTATTAAATTCTGCTGGAAATATTTGCTTACATCTTATCGGAAATCTCAATCATTTTATTGGCGCAGAAATTGGAAAAACAGGTTATGTTAGACAGAGAGAATTAGAGTTTTCTCAAAAAAATATTCCAATAACAGAATTAACACAACAATTAGAAGAAACCATTCAAGTTGTCGATAAGAGCATTAAACCTTTGAGTGAAGAAGACTTAAATACTGAATATACGTTTCCAAAATTTACAGAAAAACAAACCAACGCTTTTTTGCTTTTACACTTACACGCTCATCTAAATTATCATCTAGGACAAATCAATTATCATAGAAGATTATTAGACAAATAA
- the asnB gene encoding asparagine synthase (glutamine-hydrolyzing): MCGITGIFAFNEIGRFSLVRLQEATEKLEHRGKDAQRLYNDFFVGLGHRRLSILDLSSAATQPMSSKDERYTIVFNGEIYNFKELRKEYLSDLEFNTESDTEVLLQLYIRFKEKCLEKLNGFFTFSVYDNQEQSMFIARDRVGIKPLLYYHDNDKFIFSSEMDSLMAYHFPKKIDWASVRLYFSLHYIPAPNTIFENVYKLPAGHYLKVKKKEVVLEKYYEIPKNYENQDYLSISYEDSQKELVRLLDQSVKERLISDVPIGSFLSGGTDSSAIVALATRHTKHLNTFSIGYKDEPLFDETSYANLVAKKFDTNHTVFTLSNNDIYEAVFEMLPFLSEPFADSSAIPFYVLSKRTKQAASVALSGDGGDELFAGYNKYLGEYKVRNAGWKENLIKGNLGILEKLPKSRNSFWGNKFRQVHRFAKAAQLSKQERYWFLSSFIDEQNIQNIFQSDVFELSNEDNKFQNRKKEYTKFISESKKRDINEMLYADMNLLLPNDMLHKADQFSMAHALEVRVPFLDHNIVNFAFQIGENYKINPKIKKRIVQDAFKDILPAELYNRSKHGFDVPLAKGFQTLLKPLVEESLDRDFIQEQGVFSPVYTENLKQKVKQGTDYDQNHIWAFIVFQQWWKKYDIQKTIEEEEEF; encoded by the coding sequence ATGTGTGGAATAACAGGAATATTTGCCTTTAATGAGATTGGTCGTTTTTCGTTGGTACGTTTGCAAGAGGCAACTGAAAAATTAGAACATCGTGGAAAAGATGCACAACGATTATACAATGATTTTTTTGTTGGTTTGGGGCATCGTCGATTATCTATTTTAGATTTATCTTCGGCTGCAACTCAACCCATGAGCAGTAAAGACGAACGTTATACCATTGTTTTTAATGGAGAAATATATAATTTTAAAGAACTCAGAAAAGAGTATTTAAGTGATTTAGAATTTAATACTGAAAGTGATACCGAAGTTTTGCTTCAGCTTTATATTCGTTTTAAAGAAAAATGTCTTGAAAAACTCAATGGTTTTTTTACGTTTTCAGTATATGATAATCAAGAACAATCAATGTTTATTGCTCGGGATAGAGTCGGTATAAAACCACTTTTATATTATCACGATAATGATAAATTTATTTTTTCTTCTGAAATGGACTCGTTAATGGCATATCATTTTCCAAAAAAAATAGACTGGGCAAGTGTGCGTTTGTATTTTTCTCTGCATTATATTCCTGCACCCAATACTATTTTTGAAAATGTCTATAAACTTCCTGCTGGGCATTATCTCAAAGTAAAGAAAAAAGAAGTTGTTTTAGAGAAATATTACGAAATTCCTAAAAACTACGAAAATCAGGATTATTTATCTATTTCTTACGAAGACTCTCAAAAAGAATTAGTCCGATTATTAGACCAATCTGTAAAAGAAAGACTTATTTCTGATGTTCCGATTGGCTCTTTTTTGAGTGGTGGAACAGATTCTTCTGCCATTGTAGCTTTGGCAACTCGCCATACCAAACACCTCAATACTTTTTCGATTGGGTACAAAGACGAACCTCTTTTTGATGAAACAAGTTATGCCAATCTTGTAGCCAAAAAATTTGATACCAATCATACCGTTTTTACGCTTTCAAATAATGATATTTATGAAGCTGTTTTTGAAATGTTACCTTTTTTGAGTGAACCTTTCGCTGATTCTTCGGCTATTCCATTTTATGTTTTGAGTAAAAGAACCAAACAAGCAGCCTCAGTGGCTCTTTCTGGAGATGGTGGAGACGAACTTTTTGCAGGTTACAATAAATATTTGGGAGAATATAAAGTCAGAAATGCAGGTTGGAAAGAAAATTTAATAAAAGGAAATTTAGGAATATTGGAAAAATTACCAAAATCCAGAAATTCATTTTGGGGAAATAAATTCAGACAAGTACATCGTTTTGCAAAGGCTGCACAATTATCAAAACAAGAACGTTATTGGTTTTTGAGTAGTTTTATTGATGAACAAAATATTCAAAATATCTTTCAATCTGATGTTTTTGAGTTATCAAATGAAGATAATAAATTTCAAAATCGTAAAAAAGAATACACAAAATTTATTTCTGAAAGCAAAAAACGTGATATTAATGAAATGTTGTATGCTGATATGAATTTGCTTTTGCCAAATGATATGCTTCATAAGGCCGACCAATTTTCAATGGCTCATGCTTTAGAAGTTCGTGTTCCTTTTCTTGACCACAACATCGTAAATTTTGCCTTTCAGATTGGAGAAAATTATAAAATTAATCCAAAAATAAAAAAGCGTATTGTTCAAGATGCTTTCAAAGATATTCTTCCTGCCGAATTATATAATCGTAGCAAACACGGTTTTGATGTTCCTCTAGCAAAAGGATTTCAAACACTTTTAAAGCCACTTGTAGAAGAATCTTTGGATAGAGATTTTATACAAGAACAAGGAGTTTTTAGTCCTGTTTATACCGAAAATCTAAAACAAAAAGTAAAACAAGGAACAGATTATGACCAGAATCATATCTGGGCATTTATTGTTTTTCAACAGTGGTGGAAAAAATATGATATTCAAAAAACGATTGAAGAAGAAGAAGAGTTTTAA